Sequence from the [Clostridium] scindens genome:
TGGACGAGGTGGCCAAAAAAGTAGAAGAACTCTGGGGCGCCAAAAACAAAGAGGCGCTGTACAAAGGGTATGAGGCCGCTGTGACGGCCGAAGCGCGATAAAGGAGGTGCTCTGTAAAAATGGAATTTAAAAGTAAATATATTGTGCCTGTAGGAGCGGATGGAATCCATGTTCTGAATACAGGCGACTGGAGGACGCAGCGCCCGGTGCTTGACCAGGAGGCGTGCATCGCATGCGGCACCTGCCTTCTGTACTGCCCGGTAAACTCGATCAGAAAGTCAGACGGAAAATTCACCATCTGTTATGACTACTGCAAGGGATGCGGCATATGCGCGCATGAATGTCCGAAAAATGCGATTACGATGATACCGGAGGAGGGGAAATAAATGCAGAGATTAGATGTATTAAATGGCAATATGGCTGCAGCGCTGGGAGCAGCCCTCGCAAAACCAGATGTCATCGCGGCTTATCCGATTACGCCGCAGACACCGGTAGTAGAGTATCTCACCCAGTTTGCGGCAGACAAAAAGATCGACGCGGCTATGAGCGAGGTAGAGTCCGAACTGTCAGCCATGAGCGTGGTGACAGGCGCCTCCTTAGCAGGATCGAGAACCTTCACGGCCACGGCGTCCCAGGGACTTTCGCTTATGTATGAGCCTTACTTTCGGGCATCCACCCTTCGTCTGCCCATCGTGATGGCCATCGTCAACCGGGAGATGATCTCCCCCCAGAGCGTGTGGGGAGGGCAGCAGGATTCCATGAGCGTTAGAGATGCGGGATGGCTTCAGATCTATGCGGAAGACAATCAGGAGATCCTGGATCTGGTGGTGCAGGCTTTCAAGATCGCGGAAGATAAGCGGGTACTGCTCCCGATCAATATCTGCTACGATGGATTCTACCTGTCTCATATGACCGAGCGTGTGATGGTGCCGGAGCAGGAGAAAGTAGATGCATTTTTAGGAACTTACCACCCGGAACACATTATCCTGGACCCCGAGCGCCCAATGGCGGTGGATCCGCTCACCAACGGCGCCCTTTTGATGGAATACAGATACAAACATCTGAAAGCCCAGCAGGCAGCGCTTGAGGTGATCGAGGAAGTGGACCGGGAGTACGGGGAATTGTTTGGGCGCTCCTATGGAGGCGCCATCGAAGAATACCGGATGGAAGATGCCGAGTACGCCATCATCACCACCGGCTCCATGTCCGGGGCGGCAAAAGATATGGTGGACGCGAAACGTCAGGAGGGGCTGAAGGCAGGATTAGTCCGAATGCGCATGATTCGTCCGTTCCCGAAAGAAAGGATTCAAAAAGCGCTTGCGAACGTAAAAGCCTTTGGAGTCGTAGATAAAAATGTATCATTCGGCTGCGACACCGGAATCGTATATCAGGAAGTAAAAGCAGCCCTGTACGGAGGAAATGCGGTACCGTCAGTGCCGGTCATCGGCGGACTTGGCGGGGAGGATATCTCGCTTCGGATGATGGGAGACGTCATCGACGCAGTCGTCCGCGCGGCAGAAGAACAAACGGACAGCGAGACCATATGGCTCATGGTAGAAGAAGGGTAGGTGAAGAAGAATGAATATAGTAGACAAATTAGCGTCCAAAGAGGATATGGTCTCTCCAGGCATATCGGCCTGTGTGGGATGCAACGTGGAACTGACGCTTCGAACATGCATGAAGGTGCTGGGACCTAACACCATCTATGCGGTGCCTCCCGGGTGTATGGGAGGAGTAGGCGTTGTAGGATGGGATACCCAGTCCGGCTCAAAGATTCCAGTATTCTTCCCGCTGCTTGACAATGTGGCATCCATGCTGGCAGGCATCAAGATGCACTATGAAAAGCAGGGCAGAGATGTGAACGTAGTTGCCTTCGCGGGCGACGGAGCGTCCACGGATGCCGGCATGCAGTGCCTGTCCGGCGCGGCGGAGCGCGGGGACAAATTGATCTATATCTGCTACGACAACGAAGGATATATGAACACAGGGTATCAGAGAAGCAGCGCCACCACGAAGTATTCATGGACTACCACGACGCCCATAAGCAAAGAAGGGCGGGGCGGCAAAAAGCAGCACAAGAAAGACTTCCCGATGGTGATGGCCATGCATGATATCCCATATATGGCAACCTGTTCCCCTGCCTATATCCCGGACATGGTAAGAAAACTCGAAAAAGCCATGGAGGCGTCAAAGAAAGGCCTGGCTTATCTCCACGTATTCAATCCGTGCCTGACCGGATGGGGCATAAAGCCGGATACGAGTATCGAGGTGTCAAGGCTGGCTGTGGAGACGAACTTTTTCCCGCTCTATGAAGTGGAGAACGGCACATTTACGATCAACAAGACATTCAAGGAGCCAAAGGCGGTGAAAGAATACTTGAGCCGGATGAAGAAATTCAAGCATCTGAACGAAGATGAGATAGCGGAAATCCAGGAACTGGTGGATTACAAATGGAACCGGCTTACGAAGCTTGCCGACCTTTAACAAGAAGAAGGAGGGAATACATGGGACACAATTTAGACGCATTATTCAATCCTGAGAACATTGCGGTGATCGGAGCCAGCAATAATCCATTGAAAGCCGGCTATACGGTCAT
This genomic interval carries:
- a CDS encoding 4Fe-4S binding protein, whose protein sequence is MEFKSKYIVPVGADGIHVLNTGDWRTQRPVLDQEACIACGTCLLYCPVNSIRKSDGKFTICYDYCKGCGICAHECPKNAITMIPEEGK
- a CDS encoding transketolase C-terminal domain-containing protein, giving the protein MQRLDVLNGNMAAALGAALAKPDVIAAYPITPQTPVVEYLTQFAADKKIDAAMSEVESELSAMSVVTGASLAGSRTFTATASQGLSLMYEPYFRASTLRLPIVMAIVNREMISPQSVWGGQQDSMSVRDAGWLQIYAEDNQEILDLVVQAFKIAEDKRVLLPINICYDGFYLSHMTERVMVPEQEKVDAFLGTYHPEHIILDPERPMAVDPLTNGALLMEYRYKHLKAQQAALEVIEEVDREYGELFGRSYGGAIEEYRMEDAEYAIITTGSMSGAAKDMVDAKRQEGLKAGLVRMRMIRPFPKERIQKALANVKAFGVVDKNVSFGCDTGIVYQEVKAALYGGNAVPSVPVIGGLGGEDISLRMMGDVIDAVVRAAEEQTDSETIWLMVEEG
- a CDS encoding thiamine pyrophosphate-dependent enzyme — its product is MNIVDKLASKEDMVSPGISACVGCNVELTLRTCMKVLGPNTIYAVPPGCMGGVGVVGWDTQSGSKIPVFFPLLDNVASMLAGIKMHYEKQGRDVNVVAFAGDGASTDAGMQCLSGAAERGDKLIYICYDNEGYMNTGYQRSSATTKYSWTTTTPISKEGRGGKKQHKKDFPMVMAMHDIPYMATCSPAYIPDMVRKLEKAMEASKKGLAYLHVFNPCLTGWGIKPDTSIEVSRLAVETNFFPLYEVENGTFTINKTFKEPKAVKEYLSRMKKFKHLNEDEIAEIQELVDYKWNRLTKLADL